GGCAATGCCcctctctataaaaaaattcagataactaattgtttttttaatttattttaaagtttgtatggagaaaaaaattaagaaattttattttctaacaaaaaactGTGAAAGAAAGTTACTTATGATAAAGAGGTCAAAAATGTATGTTGTAAAAACTAGGCCATAAAACTAGCTGTAAAATAGATCAGTTTTGACAAGCATTAGTTAGGTCTTTCAATCTATTAAGGATTATGTCTTTGATTCATCTGCTGAATCAAAGAATATATTCAGACTTATGAAATCTATTTCCAAATGTTACGTAGGCATAAAACTATACCACCTTTGGAAAAATTGAGAGGGAATATCATTGCTACAGCTGTTTGATACTGCTTTTACGATTAAAATTCTATATGATAGCATCTCACATGGAAGTTTATGGatcgaaatatttgaaaaattaaactattctgaaaaataaatttaaaacgttaaatttttaagaaaaaaatttaaaacattaaatttttaagaaaaaaattcaaaaatacattgcttttctcaaaaagtaaatttttggaaaaaaaaattcaaaaattctgaggtgttcacgaaaaattaaatttcaagtataaatttttttgaaaagcaaaaAGTCCTTCATTTGAGGGGGGCTACTGCCCtatgaaagtaattttaaactaaaatatatatttatgtggtGACCATAAGTCTTAGAATAACTTCAACAGCCAAgaaagtacacaaatatttatttctagaaCATCTTTTTACAACAATGCAATCATTgtaaaatttccttcaaaatgagtcCTAGTTCATTCCACACGGCCACCATTTGCAGCAACAACAGCTCTCAGACACTTCGGAACTTCTTTACAAACTGTAGGGATGGTTTCTTCcaacaagttgtcccatgcagacACTATGGTGCCCTTTAAATCGTCGACGCTGCGGTAGGAAGTCACACTAACCTCCCTCTCCAGTATGGACTATATGGAGAAGTTCATTATGTTGAGATCTAGACAAGAAAGGGGCCACATGTCCTTGCTCCAAAAGTGTTCGAAAGTGGTTTGGCACCACTCTTGCACATACCTTGCAGTATGTGAAGGTGCTCCGTTCTGCTGGAAGCAGTAAGACCCTTTCAAGCACTGTTCCTGGATCCAGTAAAGTACTTGGGACTGTAACATCTCCAGATATACACGTTGATTGACCTTCACACCTCGGGAATGGAGATCAAGGGCGTATTCATTCCGCAGCTGGTTAAGCCCGCCTAAACTATCAATGAGACCCTCTTTTGACCCCTGAAAACGCTGCACTCATTAAGGGGAATGTCTTCTATGCTCTGACCCAGCAACGGGCCGTTGTATCTATTGTAAGCCAGCTCCACGGTGAACATCATCTAGTCAGTCCAAATGATTGAAACGTGCGTGCAAGAATTAGGAATTTTAGAAGCACCTTCGTCTGGGTCAACCTCTGGGCCATTGTGACCTCGATGAGAAGCTGCCACCTATATAGATGATACGACTTCATCCTCAGGTCTACCTTGACCACCTTACGCCTAGTTTCTCAAAGACACACCAACCTCTTGAGCCATCTTTCACATGGAgcctttatttttgtagttgatCTTCGACATCGTTACCTCGATGTCCCTGAGTTTCCTTGTTGATCTCGGGAGACCACTCCTGTGCCTGTCATTAACCTTTTGCACTACTTGATCGTGTAGTGGACCGATGACTTTGGGACATTGAGATCTTTCAGTGCCTAGGTAATGGCTTTACAGTTCTTCCCTTCAAATGAAGCGAAATGTTTACGCGCTTCGGGGTTCATGATTTTGTCGTTAGAGgctcaagaatatttttttaaatggtttaatAACAAACCAAGATGGAGGTTGCGTGAATCatatggaagaaaaataatttaaaaatatactcacGTCTAGGGGAATATTAAGTTGAAGTTGTTGTCCTAAGACTTACCTATATAATGTaacttttcttcataaataagatagagaaaaaataaagacgtCCAGAActtgaatataatatactttttaatattttttttttcatttccatatCTTTGGTTTGAAGGCTACTTCCGGTACAAGttcaataatgaataatagtatGTAATGGTAGTTTTCTTTGAACTGAAAAACCGCTTATCCTACACAATTGGAAaactacacaaaaaatatttaaataaagtattcttcaaaaatCCTCCATTAATatagtcaaaaaaattgatgtattataacaaaaataataatattttgtgcaaaAGACAGAGAGTTAACTATTAGCTATCAATGTTGGCATAGAGTTGTAAATATAATGAACAAACGCCCTCGAAACTAGAAAATTGTTTGTATGCTTATTTTGTCTATATTGGAATTTCTCTTAGAGTATTTAACTCACATCaataattgcatcataattgaagaagagGACAACTTTGGGGGTCAAAGTTGAACTACataagatgaataaatttacaaaaaaaatcttgttcgAACACAATCAAAGGTTTTTTTGGATAACATTATGCCTaacacttgcattgaatactacttaatgTCAGtcataaacactgatatttgtattaaatcaaattaatatgtgctgaaaatcccttaaaaaatagctggatttgtacaattttttttttttttttttttttgatcgattagggtcgagaaaagtaagataattggagaaaaatatgttattctgtccattataatagttaatttttatctacaggGTGGTACAAATGAATTGCAAAAATCTTTAACCTCGCCCACACGACATtggaagctttggcaggcccGGGCGAGCTCGTGCGGATCCAGCTTCTCCAATGTACTGGTTTGgtacttataatttaattaccCAAGAGCaatggagtagcccaaggaagaaattacatcttccaacaagacagtgcaccGACCCACAAGGACAAAAAAGTACAGTATGAATTGGCCACAATATGTCCTCCCTTTTCGGATTTATGGCCTGGAAACAGACCGTAACCTAAACCCATGCTATTTCTAAATGTGGCATAGGGGGAAGCATGAGacctgaagaagtccattacctGTACAATGGCAAAACTGGATCCGTACGAGGTCGCCTGGGACTGCCACAGCTTCTGGCGCCGTGTGggcgaggttatcaagagaagACGATTTCATTATACAGAATTggatgtcattaaatgtagctttcaaataaataaaaaattatggttctaCTGCATTCGTtagttcgttataagcctttaaatatttccCCATAGGATTGTAAAACGATGTAactgcatatttttaatacatatattaatacataagatatataataaaattaggtgTTAGAGGGATGAAAATGTTATGGACAGTaaggttttattatttatttattggtctcATTTGGATGTCCAATAGTTCTCTATTTTCCggaatattaagaaaaaagggttttcataCTTATAAAACTTGGCTGTTTAGGTCCCCAATATTATAATGTTATGACGTCAGCAACAACGCTCAATATCCTAATTTGACTGAATTTCAAGATTTGTTAAACTCCTTGTTCCCTTCCGGAACCCCCTCTTAAGAAAAATCCTAGATGATATCACAtcataatgaatattaataaattaaacaactGTTAAGTGAACTAAAATAAGGGATCAACTAGCTAGGAAGATCTTTTATGAATTGGGATGTATGAGTAGAACCTACgcctttcattaattttaatcctCCCTCATTCTCAATTTGCTATATCGGATTTTACGTACGCAATAAACCAACATATTGTCTGATATAACATCAATGTGTGTTGTAGGAATACATTTTGAGAAGCTTTCTAATCAAGGTAACGTTTACCTTCATAGAATAATGTATTTAGATCTTTCCtggtaaattattttacttatctCTCATGTCTGCTAGTAAAACTAAGTCCGATAAAGAGGATTCATCCGAAAATGAAATTGACGGTGGGCCCGGTTTGGCGTTCATGCCTTTTGTCATTATGGAGAATCTTGTGGATAAACTAAAACTACTTAACTATGAGGACGTAAGTTACTTGTTTTGTACCTAATGACAAATGCTAATATTATAAGGATAGGAATTTGTATCTGGTCTTAAAATGCGCCCCTTGAGCAGGCATTATTTTGTCCTTCCGAACCACCCAGGAGAACAGTTCTACCTGTTTACTTCCTTAGCCGCTTGGCTCATAAGAAAAAGCGGGGGATCTTTTGATCAACCTCAAGAGTCAGATGATCCTAATTCTGTCATTGCTAATTTATTGGATCATGTTCGTCGTCAAGGTATAGCGATCGATTTTCCTCCAAGGTAGGGAAGTACGCTTCTTAGAAAATGCAAACTAATTAATGAATGTACTTTTTTCCCAAAGTAAATTAAAGCAAGGCTGTGGAGAGCAAGCTATATTTGTACTGGATCGTCTCTCGGATGAAGCCCTCAGAATTGTTGGTTTTGAATGGGCTAAACCGAATATATTAATGGAAGATGGAGTTGGAGATGATGATGAAATCGAAGATGATGCAGAAGTGAATCTGGATAAGGTGGAAGAGGAGATGGCTGGAAATTATTCGGAAGATGATGACGATGAAGGTGAAATCCTTCATATCGATGACATATATCCAACAAATCGTGGATTGGGAGATGCTTTATCTGGTAGAGAGCACGCATTTTACTTTGATCCATATTAATACTAATTAAGTTTTCcctcaattatgattttaatagaTCCGTTTTCAAATGGTAAACTCCTTTCAAAGCCCAATGAAATACTTCGATCCACGACTGACGAAGAAGAATGGAAAATGGAGGTGGAGAGAGTAATACCACAGCTCAAAGTAACAATAAGGATTGATGTTCGTGATTGGAGGACTCATTTGGAGCAAATGCATTGTTACAGAGATGGGATAGAAGAAGCTCTAGGAACAACAAAATTCCagttagataaattatatacagaAATAACCAAAactctagaaaaaatatcctcccgtgaaaaatatttaaattcacaaCTAGAAGTCCCAATCTCACAGTACCGAACACTCATTGATACTCTCTCAGCGAGCAAAGAAAGATATAAGCAAGTGAATGGAGGAGTGACCGAAAGATCAcggtaaatgaaataaatattcttaaaccAAGTATAATGACAtcagacaatttttaaaaatagacaattaGCTCAAATAGCAGATGAATTAGAGAGTGCTAAAGCGGAAATGGAGGAGAGAGGGAGTTCCATGACTGACGGATCCCCTTTGGTGAATATAAAGAAATCCCTTGCAAGAATTAAATCTGAATCAACGGCCATGGATGTTCGTATGGGCGTTGTCAAACACATTTTACTTCAAGCAAAAATGAAGGATCGGTCAATTATGCAAAGggatatgaataaaatatccatGAATACAATCGGAACATtttattagcgaaaaaacattataaatgtaTCGTACGAAACAAATACTATGTACCtacctataattatattttctaaaacgatctttattcaacatattattaatatacagggttaattttatctagtggtaagcattatatttttcgagagtaaaatttaaacgagaggtttatttatcaaaatcatctgaaaatagtgctggCCACAACTTATATTCAATAGCTGatccctcagctctaataattgcctcaatacgagtcGTAAGTTCCTTGCAGACCTTGTCTAcatagtcagactcgagcttggtccactccttctagATGGAAGcatctagagactggacactcctgtaaGGAGTAGCACAGACCCTCTTCTCTAGACGCACATAGATAGATTAGTCCAAAGGGTTCTGTCTTGAGAGGAGAacggccacatgttgaggtcccaaaagtccagaaagttgtctctcagtaAGCCCTGAGTCTTAGCGGCGCAATGACACAGATCTCCATTTTGAGGgtaaacaaagttgtccccgaacttttttATGGGCCAAGGTAGCAGACTCTTATCCAAAAAGTCCGATGTAAAACTTTACCAGAATTTTTATTGAcctttagaaaatttagaatcttctttgctctgttcagagataagatttCTTGTTGTCCTCCTCTGTGATTTTACATCAATATCATTCCtccttgaaaataataaattttacccctaagataagatcaaccctataCATAGACTAGAACAGGGAACATTAACTGATTTTCCCCTTTAAAATTACATACTTATAACATAATGTTATACCCTGAAAAAGGCGTTACtacttcttaaatattattctacGCTACTTTAAATTAAGCTGTGTAGAAACCCCCGGTAGGGATATAATTAATCAGCCTAAATCACCTTTTCATTGTAAgtgaaatgtaaatttttactataattcatattttgtttaaaagttaaatcttttcattggaaattaaatgtaatatttaaacttaaCAAAATACTAAGTCCTTCGTTTCATTAACACCTGATACAAGGCTTTAAATAATATCCCACTTTAAAGTTACTACCAAGAATCCGAATAAGTATTCAACCTAGACAAGGACTTgctcattaatatttaaagtagtATAAACCGAAtcccaaattatattataactacCAGACTCAGTACtataagttataagttataCGTCATgtattagatataatttatagattatttGATTATGCATGTTGCTGACTGAGATATTGTTTAATGTAGATACCATTGGAGTTGAGGCCCCATTCAGAGAGTAATGCCATTACTATTGCGTTATaacaatgtttttaaaacatGCCAAATACACATACTTCTCATATTCATCAATGGGTCTTTTTGGGAGTATCTTGAGACTCGCATGAATAAAGGATTTCCATTTTTCTTAGGAAATACATCTTTCATtcatgagatttttttattgaaggataCATCGGTAGGGATTCCATCATTATTGTCGGACATTacatagagagagagagagagagtagaGGGGGAAAGCGTACACGGAATCATTGAGAGGAACAAACGGTGCAGGAAAGAGAAGAGAATGCCTCTCCTAGCTGTAGTATagtctgtatatatttatgtaggtatttgATTTTGTATACCTGCATTAATAGACGTTAAGTATGTGAAATACAGCATATcctaaaacttcttttttttcttcctagaAGTAGTCATCATCATTACCTGTGTATAGTTTGTTGGAGTGTGTTTCCTCGCTTCTCTAGAACTAATTTTCTTTTGCTGATCCATTGGTGGTGTTCACCGAGTGTTGTAGTTTCCAAGTGcatcattgtttttcttatttatcctTCGTTCTTCTAccactaataataataactaataagtttgCAAGGTGCTAGTCTTTTATTCTTACAAGTTGCAGTTCAAATGTGTTGTTGAATCTGTATTATtcttacaattaaaacaaacCCTATTGATTCAGTGAATAATTTCTTCGGAGTCTATCAATTAATAGAAGGGAATGACTCATATTCATCATATACCTGTTTGCATGCGCTAACTCAATCCGTTAAACCACACATCTTCTTTCTTCACGTCTCATCATGATGGAAACAGACGATTCATCCTCCTCCAAACAACCTCAGCAATGGATCAAATTTGATAAAGATCAGGATGAAGTCCACGAATCACCAACGTCAGCAGCAGTTTCTCCTCTCCCTGGATCAAATTCTAGTACATCCAATATACAAAGTCCGAAAGCTGCTCCAGAGATGCCTTCTAGTAAAAAGAGCTCCGGATCCACAAGTTCAGGAGTGAGCTCTGCACGTGGAAGCGTTACCTCTATTGATAGAGTCATTAGAAATACACAGTCCCTCGATCCTGGAACCCTGGCTGTGAGTGAAGTTCAGGTAAGGGATATATGCTTTTGTCttttgaaaacatattatattatgtattatcatAACCACTTTTATCTAGATTTCATTCATTATAAATAGTAAGGAaggattttattgattttaaagtatttttccaCTATTGAGATATGATGTTCTCATTAATTTAATGGAATGTCCTTGCATGATTCTATTCAACTATATGTAATGTATATTGTCTAtagactattaattaattatttgtgtacAATCATGTCTCCAACTTCAATCATTAGGTATtcattcaatttcatttataagagttctttcttataaatgaaagcttttatattatctactaatatatattttttattatatatctcatAGTATcgtatttcaaaatgtttgtttAGCACATTCAATTGAGCTTTCAGCTTTACATGCAACGTACTTTCTAAATATGACATTGGTAGATAGACTCTTGATTTTCTTGAGTATGATAATAtgataacttttgaattttattttcaaaaacgaCTGACCTAATTATGAACGTAGAGTATTAGGACCTGCAAATTAAGTAATGAAATGTGttttacaattcaaaaatctttgatatgatttattataaatattataacatatcttTGATatgacatattataaatatatatgcttttAAAAGGATTCTTTCTGAcagcatattaatatattaacctGTAAACTAAATTTTGTAAGGTTTTTTccatttgtatgtttttttagataGTCAACGAAAATCAACTAAAGAATCCCACGTCCTCTTTTGGACCTCCAGTGACACAAAATGACACTGCTAAAAACAATAGTGCATCTACAGCCATGGATAACATTAACTTGAGTGATACAGACCTGTCTAATAATACTAAGAACCCAGGCACAGATAACGTTATACTCAATCAGCCTATTCGAGGAAAACGCTTTCGTAAGAAACTCCGATTCATTATACAAAACATATTgtcatatattgaaatttatcgTATTATTAGAGAGTGGAGAGGTTGTTGTCACGCTTTTGCCCGTAAATGAACGCTTCCCATGGATCACTCCCGCAAAATTCCGTCCAGAATTAGTTCCTGAAGAACTTATGGCACCAGTACTTACGGTAATTAGTTTTATTCTATCcctgtttttctttcatttctaatggaatcaaatcattttttaaagcttacAGTAGAGGAATACGTTCGTACAATGGAAAAACTAACGACTGATATGCgttttatgatatataatatgagCTATAAACGTATTTTAATGGTGTGGATCACACTCGCCTTCATAATTTTACTATCgtttttattcacttttacTGTgagtgattttatatttattaataattaattatttacatctaTACGGTTCTTgtaccgagtgatccattaaaatctgaacacttataattttaaacttcaacaagatgtaatttattaattaataatagaatttcaacaaaattaatagatgtgtgtctgagcactcttaatcattaatgtagccgcccttagcggcaatgttggcttccaggcggcggtggaAGGCTTGACACCCGCTGCGGATATAGTTATCTGTAATGACGTCCCAGTGGCCTTTGAGGGGCCTTTCCCTCGGCATAAacacaaaaggtgtagtcaagggggggggggcaaaagagttcaaaggaaattaaaagactcattcaaaagagtcttacaataGAGGAgatggtttctttcattgctggtgtcaaaagtggcatgTCCACTATCACAAGCCTCTTTGCaccccacttttttgatagctctctggtcAGTCTGTTCTGTTGTAAACCCCtgagatctcttacatgggccctcattgacttgaggggattgtcctgtgctgttttctttagcacctctgggtccagtttgccctttttgacatagcccttcttcctctccaacgtttcggacttgatGACaatctcaacttgtacgtaagctagagagatTTTaggttagttttattttataactaaagatttatactttaatatatcgaaatatgaatttgattaaCTTTCATTGGTAAGTGTGtagatttaaatggaccacccggtatatttataattgaaagggTGCATTACTAATAAACTTTTACCTTGATAGGGTGTAGAACTGTTTGCTTGCGGCGTGGCCTGGCTGATACTCAATGCCTTTGCCATTTTCTTTTGCATGtggatcaagttaaaagtaggtcttgatatattttatttgtcattaaaCTATTGCCACTCATTAAATAAATCCCATATTTTCAGCTCAATAAGCAGCTCGAAAAATGTATGGCCTCAATTAATGCTGAAATGATGCCGCATAATCTTTTAATTGGTGTTGATGACCGTGGTAAACTCTCTTGTCATAAAGTCAAcatttgttttatatacatGGACTCAACTGAGTGTGTCAAGAAACTCGAGAAAATTATGGGCGAAAATCCCGTCATTACTGAGTCAGATGGTAAAACATTTGATAGGGAGTCCTATTTACGGAATGAAGAAGAGTTTGAGGATGTTGAGGTCGTTATATCTGGTCGGAACTCTGTCAAAGTTGATAAAAAACGAGTgaggaaaatatacatttatctgCATTTTTTGtcgaatcattttattaatttatctcttTAGGCGAAGGCTGAGAAATTGTATCTTCATTATTTCCAAAGATGGGCTAAAGACTACCTCCGTAGACGCTTAGATTGGGTCATGGATGATAGGAACGGATCTATTGACTATGGATCCCATCGAAATCCACGGCATATGCCCAGTTCACTTTGTCCTTGTCAGGTAGGGGCATAAATTAACATTATGTTGAATCCTCtcatttccttttctttatgTAGTACATCGAAGAACACTTGAGAAATAAGAGGCATCGAGAATCTCTAAATCCATGCAATGTAAGCCTCAATCCCTGTCATTGGTGCgcataaaatattcttataagaCAATCCTGAAATGATGAACCGTCTTCCATTATTAACGGATCATgttgatatttcaattttatcacatattaattcattgtttttatttttttttaaacacacatCACTAGATTTTACGCTATggatatatattgattaattatttttactaaatacatatttatggatattataacttttactgTCATATGCCTAAGTCTCCACGAGgagataatttgttaaataattagtGGAAGGTGCTCTTAAATAAACCGAATTATCGTGAAGcaatttgccatatttttttaaagaaaacagatTTGAACCATATTTATAAACCTATGTAAGggataatataagtttttcaaTTAGAAATCCCCTTCATTTTGTTAGGGCGAAGCCAAGGGACAATTGCAACACTCTGCTTTTTAACAAATTCTCCTATATTGGTTTGACTTAGACACACCGAAATGTAACACAAAATACCCGATTTGTTAGTTGCTGATTGAATTGAATTAGATAATTCAACAGGCATTGGTTTTCCTACAAACTGCATCTGTAAATGCTGTTACTGTCCTTGTCTACAGTaacagtttcaaaaattaaaaaatcgagtttgagtaaaaaattaagtaaattaaggtattagggtcgtttgaaaagtatgtGCAAAGACCGAGAGAGGCACTACTGGTCCGTAAGGGCCTCTAGACAatgagtggacactcaaggcaaggaatgTAGGATTTAGTaattctcaattctgattggcttaaaattagaagctgctacatgttcctccagctaGGCATGTAGCCAATGGGGGAGTGAAGGAGTAAgtctcccccctccccctgtTGAAAAGATTCGGGTAACTGCGTTAGGAACATATTCTTCCCTGTAttttagattgaattttttatttttccctggACTACTCTTTACCTAGAGTCCTTTACTGGTGCGTATCGAGGTGATgcttagttagtagcatctctttgAATAACCCACATCAACCTTTAGCCAGAtaggtctatttctttctgtttctgaaaaattattatattgcacaattgtaaataaaatatgtcccttttttatttaaaaaaaattacttccaaAAAGCCAGCACCCCAAATATAATCTTACGGAATCTGTACCCACTCTCCCATATATAGAACATTTTCACGTGACCTCAGCTTTGTTCATGCCAGCCACTCATATTAAGGACAATAGTGAGCTATTGGACAACAAAATGagaccaataaataaaaggacttagAACAAACTGTCCTAAGTATTTTTATCTCTCTAatgctaattttattttatatccgaCCATtaagtgtattaaaaatatgttattacatcgttatacaatcttatttctatactgtagataaaaattaactattacaatggaaagaatatgatgtttttcattaattatactaatttgAAGCCCTTCTAACTAatataaaagttgtaaaaatgtaGCAAATTATGGGGATTTTCAGTGCTtggtttaattcaaatattgatgCTTATCATTTGCATTAAGTAGTATTCCAAGGGCGACTGCAGGACTATATTTTGGGgagagggcttggtttttggaatttttttggaaaaaagtacaataattaatttttatgaaaaaaaaattgaaagtttcatatataaaattatctgggatttttttaaagaatgaacagctgttcacaaaaaaaaatcaagtataaaatttttcggagaaaaatttcaaaattcacagttcagaaaaaaaaataatttttatacaaaatttcaaaaactaattattacatataaaatttaaaaaaaaaaattaaattttaaatataaaatttaaaaaaaaatttcaaatattatatttttgcgaGAAACATTTCAGGAATTCATAACTAgtctcagaaaattaaatttttgggaaaacatttacaaattaattttttggaaaaaaaagtttaaaaattaaattaaatattttaaaaaaatcaaattttaatttacccCCTGCGAACACCCCTGTATTCAATGCAGATTTTcagtcataatatatttatatcctcTTTTACCCCACATAATGGCatcttcttcaattatgatcCAATTTATGACCCcaatgaaaatgctctatattaACTTACGTacgatttatgtatatatggtaATTAGAAATGcgtagtaaaaaaacaaacaagtgtACCTATTTACAAAAGTAAGCTCTATATCTCAATATTGTACAATTGGTCTGTAATATCCTAACAACTTTTGTCTAAGAGCCTATCATCCTTTATTACTCAATTCCCTGTCAATGACTcatttattcatgaataaagaaaatgaacacTCGCTTGATATTTTGACTATAATCTATAGGcatatttgtaaaaactatGACCTAAGACGAGTGCGAGACTTTTTGTAGATGCAACCTGAAcaggtgtttttttaattctccaaagctgttttcattagTATTGTGTCGTTCCTTAGAAATTCATGACAGTTCTTTGGACAGGCAGTAGAGTATAACTgattagaaagagaaagaaaaaaagttagtgACATTATCTAGAACGTC
The genomic region above belongs to Lepeophtheirus salmonis chromosome 8, UVic_Lsal_1.4, whole genome shotgun sequence and contains:
- the IFT57 gene encoding intraflagellar transport protein 57 homolog encodes the protein MSASKTKSDKEDSSENEIDGGPGLAFMPFVIMENLVDKLKLLNYEDEFVSGLKMRPLSRHYFVLPNHPGEQFYLFTSLAAWLIRKSGGSFDQPQESDDPNSVIANLLDHVRRQGIAIDFPPSKLKQGCGEQAIFVLDRLSDEALRIVGFEWAKPNILMEDGVGDDDEIEDDAEVNLDKVEEEMAGNYSEDDDDEGEILHIDDIYPTNRGLGDALSDPFSNGKLLSKPNEILRSTTDEEEWKMEVERVIPQLKVTIRIDVRDWRTHLEQMHCYRDGIEEALGTTKFQLDKLYTEITKTLEKISSREKYLNSQLEVPISQYRTLIDTLSASKERYKQVNGGVTERSRQLAQIADELESAKAEMEERGSSMTDGSPLVNIKKSLARIKSESTAMDVRMGVVKHILLQAKMKDRSIMQRDMNKISMNTIGTFY
- the LOC121122739 gene encoding uncharacterized protein, which encodes MMETDDSSSSKQPQQWIKFDKDQDEVHESPTSAAVSPLPGSNSSTSNIQSPKAAPEMPSSKKSSGSTSSGVSSARGSVTSIDRVIRNTQSLDPGTLAVSEVQIVNENQLKNPTSSFGPPVTQNDTAKNNSASTAMDNINLSDTDLSNNTKNPGTDNVILNQPIRGKRFQSGEVVVTLLPVNERFPWITPAKFRPELVPEELMAPVLTLTVEEYVRTMEKLTTDMRFMIYNMSYKRILMVWITLAFIILLSFLFTFTGVELFACGVAWLILNAFAIFFCMWIKLKLNKQLEKCMASINAEMMPHNLLIGVDDRGKLSCHKVNICFIYMDSTECVKKLEKIMGENPVITESDGKTFDRESYLRNEEEFEDVEVVISGRNSVKVDKKRAKAEKLYLHYFQRWAKDYLRRRLDWVMDDRNGSIDYGSHRNPRHMPSSLCPCQYIEEHLRNKRHRESLNPCNVSLNPCHWCA